The following coding sequences lie in one Sorex araneus isolate mSorAra2 chromosome 4, mSorAra2.pri, whole genome shotgun sequence genomic window:
- the BCKDK gene encoding 3-methyl-2-oxobutanoate dehydrogenase [lipoamide] kinase, mitochondrial has protein sequence MILASVLGSGPRGGPPLRPLLVPALALRARSTSVTDAHHLEMARERSKTVTSFYNQSAIDVAAEKPSVRLTPTMMLYSGRSQDGSHLLKSARYLQQELPVRIAHRIKGFRSLPFIIGCNPTILHVHELYIRAFQKLTDFPPIKDQADEAQYCQLVRQLLDDHKDVVTLLAEGLRESRKHIEDEKLVRFFLDKTLTSRLGIRMLATHHLALHEDKPDFVGIICTRLSPKKIIEKWVDFARRLCEHKYGNAPRVRINGHVAARFPFIPMPLDYILPELLKNAMRATMESHLDTPYNVPDVVITIANNDIDLVIRISDRGGGIAHKDLDRVMDYHFTTAEASTQDPRISPLFGHLDMNSGGQSGPMHGFGFGLPTSRAYAEYLGGSLRLQSLQGIGTDVYLRLRHIDGREESFRI, from the exons ATGATCCTGGCGTCCGTGCTGGGGAGCGGCCCCCGCGGGGGGCCTCCGCTCAGGCCCCTCCTGGTGCCCGCACTCGCGCTCCGCGCGCGCTCCACCTCGGTCACCGACGCTCATCACCTGGAGATGGCCCGGGAACGCTCCAAGACTGTCACCTCCTTTTACAACCAGTCAGCCATCGACGTGGCCGCGGAGAAG ccctcagtCCGCCTCACTCCAACCATGATGCTGTACTCCGGGCGCTCTCAGGATGGCAGCCACCTTCTG AAAAGTGCCCGTTACTTGCAGCAAGAGTTGCCCGTGAGAATCGCTCACCGCATCAAGGGCTTCCGCAGCCTCCCCTTCATCATCGGCTGCAACCCCACCATACTGCACGTG CACGAGCTGTACATCCGTGCCTTCCAGAAGCTCACAGACTTTCCTCCG ATCAAGGATCAGGCGGATGAGGCCCAGTATTGCCAGCTGGTGCGACAGCTGCTGGATGACCACAAGGACGTGGTGACTCTCTTAGCTGAGGGTCTGCGCGAGAGCCGGAAGCACATAGAG GATGAGAAGCTCGTCCGCTTCTTCTTAGACAAGACGCTGACTTCGCGGCTTGGAATCCGCATGCTGGCCACACATCATCTGGCACTGCATGAGGACAAG CCTGACTTCGTAGGTATCATCTGCACTCGCCTTTCACCAAAGAAGATTATTGAGAAGTGGGTGGACTTTGCCAG GCGCCTGTGTGAGCACAAGTACGGCAATGCCCCCCGGGTCCGCATCAATGGACACGTGGCTGCCCGATTCCCCTTCATCCCTATGCCGCTGGACTATATCCTGCCTGAGCTGCTCAAAAATGCCATGAG AGCCACGATGGAGAGTCATCTAGACACTCCCTACAATGTCCCAGATGTGGTCATCACCATTGCAAACAACGATATTGATCTCGTTATCAG GATTTCAGACCGGGGCGGGGGCATCGCTCACAAAGACCTGGATCGAGTCATGGACTACCACTTCACGACGGCCGAGGCCAGCACGCAGGACCCCCGGATCAGCCCGCTGTTTGGCCACCTGGACATGAACAGTGGTGGCCAGTCAGGACCCATGCACGG gtTTGGCTTTGGACTGCCCACATCCCGGGCCTACGCCGAGTACCTTGGTGGTTCCCTTCGGCTGCAGTCCCTGCAGGGCATCGGCACGGATGTCTACCTGCGGCTCCGTCACATTGATGGCCGGGAGGAGAGCTTCCGTATCTGA